In Halopelagius longus, the following proteins share a genomic window:
- the dph5 gene encoding diphthine synthase → MLTFIGLGLYDERSITVEGRDALREADRAYAEFYTSKLLGATVDELESHHGVDIEVLGREGVEQRPEEMLDAAETEDVAFLTAGDTMISTTHVDLRLRAVERGIETRVVHGVTAQSAASGLSGLQNYRFGKAVTLPFPYAHGAEGVPQSVVDSIEANRERGLHTLVYLDIKADRDEYMTAQFAAGELASDWKDVLGVVVARAGSPDPVVAADRLSALADREFGDPLHMLLVPGDLHHVEADAVRTLGGAPDDVVAENEL, encoded by the coding sequence ATGCTCACGTTCATCGGTCTCGGTCTGTACGACGAGCGTTCGATAACCGTCGAGGGGAGAGACGCGCTTCGAGAGGCGGACCGCGCGTACGCGGAGTTCTACACGAGCAAACTGCTCGGTGCGACCGTCGACGAACTGGAGTCGCACCACGGCGTCGATATTGAGGTTCTCGGTCGGGAAGGCGTCGAACAGCGTCCCGAGGAGATGCTCGACGCCGCCGAGACCGAGGACGTCGCGTTCCTCACCGCCGGCGACACGATGATATCGACGACGCACGTGGACCTGCGACTCCGGGCGGTAGAGCGCGGTATCGAGACGCGCGTCGTCCACGGCGTAACCGCCCAGTCGGCCGCGAGCGGTCTCAGCGGGCTTCAGAACTACCGGTTCGGAAAGGCCGTGACGCTCCCGTTCCCGTACGCGCACGGTGCGGAGGGCGTCCCGCAGAGCGTCGTCGACTCCATCGAGGCGAACCGAGAGCGAGGACTCCACACGCTGGTGTACCTCGACATCAAGGCCGACCGCGACGAGTACATGACGGCGCAGTTCGCCGCCGGGGAACTGGCGTCCGACTGGAAGGACGTCCTCGGCGTCGTCGTCGCCCGCGCCGGGAGTCCGGACCCCGTCGTGGCGGCGGACCGACTCTCCGCACTCGCGGACCGCGAGTTCGGCGACCCGCTTCACATGCTCCTCGTTCCCGGTGACCTCCACCACGTCGAGGCCGACGCGGTGCGGACGCTCGGCGGTGCGCCGGACGACGTGGTCGCGGAGAACGAACTGTAA
- the artA gene encoding archaeosortase A: MPGVLSDALAWVVILTFVVGAVLERRDERYARYVTLAAWAGFALFWLQLVPHFAFVHKSYIEGFLSLAAVPACLYAGYLLYSGRSSLFVLSRAVAVMGAVYLPFETIPAFTLLGLHVPAPRGVLMETVAAQTGFLVNALGYHPELVVGEQGYLNTFRFWAGDHRLEVSVVLACTGLGSMTIFAGLIAAVKAPLRRKLRALAIAIPIIYALNLLRTTFITIAFGKQYFQFFVDEILLLFGSSDPYMVSFFISDRIISQLLAVVALVGITYLVVRELPELLTVVEDVLYMLTGDEYDLADALDVEDVQGTNRGGSV; this comes from the coding sequence ATGCCCGGAGTTCTTTCCGACGCCCTCGCGTGGGTCGTCATCCTGACGTTCGTCGTCGGCGCGGTACTCGAACGCCGCGACGAGCGGTACGCGCGATACGTCACCCTGGCCGCGTGGGCCGGTTTCGCGCTCTTTTGGCTGCAGTTGGTCCCTCACTTCGCGTTCGTCCACAAGAGCTACATCGAGGGGTTCCTCTCTTTGGCCGCCGTCCCGGCGTGTCTCTACGCGGGGTATCTCCTCTACTCCGGCCGAAGTTCGCTGTTCGTCCTCTCCCGCGCCGTCGCCGTGATGGGGGCCGTCTACCTCCCGTTCGAGACGATACCAGCGTTCACGCTCCTCGGACTCCACGTGCCCGCCCCGAGGGGCGTCCTGATGGAGACGGTCGCCGCTCAGACGGGGTTCTTGGTCAACGCCCTCGGCTACCACCCCGAACTCGTCGTCGGCGAGCAGGGCTATCTGAACACGTTCCGCTTCTGGGCGGGCGACCACCGCCTCGAAGTGTCCGTCGTCCTCGCGTGCACCGGTCTGGGAAGCATGACCATCTTCGCGGGCCTCATCGCCGCGGTGAAGGCTCCGCTCCGGCGGAAACTCCGCGCGCTGGCTATCGCCATCCCCATCATCTACGCGCTCAATCTGCTTCGGACGACGTTCATCACCATCGCCTTCGGAAAGCAGTACTTCCAGTTCTTCGTCGACGAGATACTGCTTCTGTTCGGGTCGAGCGACCCCTACATGGTCTCGTTTTTCATCTCGGATCGGATAATCAGCCAACTGCTCGCGGTCGTCGCTCTCGTCGGCATCACCTACCTCGTCGTCCGCGAACTGCCGGAACTCCTCACGGTCGTCGAGGACGTGTTGTACATGCTCACCGGCGACGAGTACGACTTAGCCGACGCCCTCGACGTAGAGGACGTACAGGGGACGAACCGCGGCGGAAGCGTCTGA
- a CDS encoding DUF7827 domain-containing protein gives MTRKSKQIRAVALAALMVLSVFAGTIAFTGTAAAAANSVTVESGSEVVSSGSDVAFTVTNNTSTTGDIQYWIDLNNDGFYNDSEPSGSTAADSSGEYTGQTLTVPSGASEGSYQVAAYQNASLSVGDEAEATASFEVDNSKPTLKSAIHYDNDTASGSDNVDAELELAFNKNVDASSATVTLLNSDEEEITTLSNADTAASEGGRVVFDLSKVYTDDISITYSVDDTAGNTVSVSDTDDAKSVTFASTTIRSNDANAYKGSKVAVVSNSTDSSVEIEGEDNYAFSGSTGDHSKVFVFNTENRALGEYNVTFDSATRTIDLRDLGLSLDVDDQNITTSDTVSGTVSANAGNRPVSLQLYESDGDEFGAEVNDSLNGQGEYEFDIDAFSDTDNGEYTLEVRDDYSGVTVESSTIKVAKASDGSASFSNSIITEQRGDTVEIPVTVSNNDYATVNIGSTDVGFLANVTVEDENNDGKVVIRFNTWEAIGASGSTTGSSDVFTVKNDDDAIVKSDIQSENSVESLLDAGEYDLEVRANQDASSSSQNVGTLVLEERSTESLQTWTASDRTDLSDLSALNEAAENGNLTQDSKIADGDYVVTQIVASGIGGIVDGANDNASALLNNSKFSLTFNQSEAPTNREAYSLNVSEDNVQSVVADTENDTYYVVFDSDAGDIGAFRPSGEVDFGDGDSLTANFTVAKDKGNLSSEETSTTANFDLIEGEHSLDDPYNVANAAGQTIEGTSNVAPGTELQLRVRSDSDVRPSFLKTATVHVTENNTFSADFDFSGQNVNDTFTVKVSGSNAASDETVDGEVVEGSQVTETVTDNGTATTDEPVDTTTDAPATTTAVTTTSTGETATEGPTETDTSTPGFGVVVAVTALLAAALLAVRRD, from the coding sequence ATGACACGGAAATCTAAGCAGATCCGCGCCGTCGCGCTCGCCGCGCTGATGGTTCTGTCGGTCTTCGCCGGCACCATCGCGTTCACGGGCACGGCTGCTGCGGCAGCAAATTCCGTCACAGTCGAATCTGGTTCCGAGGTAGTTTCCTCGGGCAGTGACGTGGCGTTTACCGTCACGAACAACACTTCGACTACTGGCGATATTCAGTATTGGATCGACCTGAACAACGACGGCTTCTACAACGATTCGGAGCCTAGCGGATCGACGGCGGCTGATTCCAGTGGCGAGTACACTGGTCAGACGCTTACGGTCCCCTCGGGCGCATCCGAAGGCAGCTACCAAGTTGCTGCCTACCAGAACGCCTCGCTCTCCGTTGGAGATGAGGCAGAAGCAACGGCTTCCTTCGAGGTAGACAACTCGAAGCCTACGCTCAAGTCCGCAATCCACTACGACAACGACACGGCGTCGGGGTCGGACAACGTGGACGCTGAGCTTGAACTGGCGTTCAACAAGAACGTTGATGCGAGCAGCGCGACCGTGACTCTCCTCAACAGCGACGAAGAGGAGATCACCACGCTCTCGAACGCTGACACCGCCGCCAGCGAAGGTGGCCGTGTTGTCTTCGACCTGAGCAAGGTCTACACGGACGACATCTCGATCACCTACAGCGTCGACGACACCGCGGGCAACACCGTCAGTGTCTCCGATACTGACGACGCGAAGTCCGTGACCTTCGCCTCTACGACGATTCGCTCCAACGACGCGAATGCGTACAAGGGCTCGAAGGTTGCAGTCGTCTCGAACAGCACGGATTCGTCTGTCGAGATCGAAGGCGAGGACAACTACGCGTTCTCCGGTTCCACGGGCGACCACAGCAAGGTGTTCGTCTTCAACACGGAGAACCGCGCACTCGGCGAATACAACGTGACGTTCGATAGTGCGACGCGCACGATCGACCTTCGCGACCTCGGTCTTTCCCTCGACGTCGATGACCAGAACATCACGACGTCCGACACCGTCTCTGGTACGGTCTCCGCCAACGCGGGTAACCGTCCGGTCTCGCTTCAGCTCTACGAGTCTGACGGCGACGAGTTCGGTGCGGAAGTCAACGACTCCCTGAACGGTCAGGGTGAATACGAGTTCGACATCGACGCCTTCAGTGACACCGACAACGGCGAATACACGCTCGAAGTCCGCGACGACTACTCGGGTGTGACGGTCGAATCCTCGACCATCAAGGTTGCTAAGGCCTCCGACGGCTCGGCCAGCTTCAGCAACTCGATCATTACCGAACAGCGCGGTGACACGGTCGAAATCCCCGTCACCGTCTCGAACAACGACTACGCGACGGTCAACATCGGTAGCACGGACGTCGGTTTCCTTGCTAACGTGACCGTCGAAGACGAGAACAACGACGGCAAAGTCGTCATCCGCTTCAACACGTGGGAAGCGATCGGCGCCTCCGGTTCGACGACCGGTAGCTCCGACGTCTTCACCGTGAAGAACGACGACGACGCGATCGTCAAGTCCGACATCCAGTCGGAGAACTCCGTCGAATCGCTCCTCGACGCTGGCGAGTACGACCTCGAAGTCCGCGCGAACCAGGACGCGAGCTCGAGCTCCCAGAACGTCGGCACGCTCGTCCTCGAAGAGCGCAGCACGGAATCGCTCCAGACGTGGACCGCTTCCGACCGCACCGACCTCAGCGACCTCAGCGCACTGAACGAGGCCGCCGAGAACGGTAACCTCACGCAGGACAGCAAGATCGCTGACGGCGACTACGTCGTCACCCAGATCGTCGCATCCGGCATCGGCGGCATCGTCGATGGCGCGAACGACAACGCTTCGGCGCTCCTCAACAACAGCAAGTTCAGCCTCACGTTCAACCAGAGCGAAGCTCCGACCAACCGCGAGGCGTACTCGCTCAACGTGAGCGAGGACAACGTCCAGAGCGTCGTCGCTGACACCGAGAACGACACGTACTACGTCGTGTTCGACTCGGACGCAGGCGACATCGGCGCGTTCCGCCCGAGCGGCGAAGTCGACTTCGGTGACGGTGACAGCCTCACGGCTAACTTCACCGTCGCGAAGGACAAGGGCAACCTCTCCAGCGAGGAGACCAGCACGACGGCTAACTTCGACCTCATCGAGGGCGAACACAGCCTCGACGACCCGTACAACGTTGCGAACGCTGCGGGTCAGACCATCGAAGGCACGTCCAACGTCGCCCCGGGTACGGAACTTCAGCTCCGTGTCCGCAGTGACTCGGACGTCCGCCCGAGCTTCCTGAAGACCGCGACGGTCCACGTCACCGAGAACAACACGTTCTCTGCTGACTTCGACTTCAGCGGTCAGAACGTCAACGACACGTTCACCGTGAAAGTGAGTGGCAGCAACGCTGCCTCTGACGAAACGGTTGACGGCGAAGTCGTCGAAGGCTCCCAGGTCACCGAAACCGTGACGGACAACGGTACGGCGACGACGGACGAGCCTGTCGACACGACGACCGACGCGCCGGCCACCACGACGGCCGTGACGACGACGTCGACCGGCGAGACCGCAACCGAAGGGCCGACGGAGACTGACACGAGCACGCCCGGATTCGGCGTGGTCGTCGCTGTCACCGCGCTCCTCGCTGCGGCGCTCCTCGCCGTCCGCCGCGACTAA
- a CDS encoding VOC family protein, with protein sequence MSGVLDHVMMRVEDLDESLEWYQTHFDYEEKGRWEADTFTNVYLGPEDVHEDGAVLELTYNHDDRTYEMGDAWGHIAVRVPEGELEEHYQQLMDEGVEDYRDPESCGGRYAFVKDPDGHEVEIVQRDHGAKWSIDHTMMRVEDADEAIGFWTRKFEYEHTGRWESDTFANYFMKPEDAAEEAMAVELTYNYDGRTYTMGDAWGHVCVRADDLNEYWDTLMEREAEDYRDPESCDQRYAFTKDPDGHEIEVLNPSDD encoded by the coding sequence ATGTCCGGAGTACTTGACCACGTGATGATGCGCGTCGAGGACCTCGATGAATCGCTCGAGTGGTACCAGACGCACTTCGACTACGAGGAGAAGGGTCGCTGGGAGGCCGACACGTTCACGAACGTCTACCTCGGGCCGGAGGACGTCCACGAGGACGGCGCGGTCCTCGAACTGACGTACAACCACGACGACCGGACGTACGAGATGGGCGACGCGTGGGGCCACATCGCCGTCCGCGTCCCCGAGGGCGAACTCGAAGAGCACTACCAGCAGTTGATGGACGAGGGCGTCGAGGATTACCGCGACCCCGAGTCCTGCGGCGGACGCTACGCGTTCGTGAAGGACCCCGACGGCCACGAGGTCGAAATCGTCCAACGCGACCACGGCGCGAAGTGGAGCATCGACCACACGATGATGCGCGTCGAGGACGCCGACGAGGCCATCGGCTTCTGGACGCGGAAGTTCGAGTACGAACACACCGGTCGCTGGGAGTCCGACACGTTCGCGAACTACTTCATGAAGCCCGAGGACGCCGCCGAAGAGGCGATGGCCGTCGAACTCACGTACAATTACGACGGCCGAACGTACACGATGGGCGACGCGTGGGGGCACGTCTGCGTCCGCGCCGACGACCTGAACGAGTACTGGGACACCCTGATGGAACGGGAGGCGGAGGACTACCGCGATCCCGAGTCCTGCGACCAACGCTACGCGTTCACGAAGGACCCCGACGGTCACGAAATCGAGGTTCTCAACCCCAGCGACGACTGA
- a CDS encoding TIGR04206 family protein, whose protein sequence is MARRTDRQESPSDDRTVLVLLALLAVPWSIQRYADGGTTLLFAWGLLNTAPFGVTTLSDFLFVYTRGLPEYIFSWPLSVACYAGAVASAVVGWRRGREDSRVTGGLLAVAGVAQLSLAQGFSVQPGRTAWPLGTLALWAVAWWAYWPRAKRRRT, encoded by the coding sequence GTGGCCCGACGTACCGACCGACAGGAGTCTCCCTCCGACGACCGCACCGTCCTCGTTCTCCTCGCGCTTCTGGCGGTTCCGTGGTCGATTCAACGCTACGCCGACGGCGGGACGACGCTCCTGTTCGCGTGGGGGCTCCTGAACACCGCGCCGTTCGGAGTGACAACGCTCAGCGACTTCCTATTCGTCTACACCCGGGGACTCCCGGAGTACATCTTCTCGTGGCCGCTCTCGGTCGCCTGCTACGCCGGTGCGGTCGCAAGCGCCGTCGTCGGGTGGCGGCGGGGGCGCGAGGACTCGCGCGTGACGGGCGGACTCCTCGCAGTCGCCGGCGTCGCGCAACTCTCGCTGGCGCAGGGGTTCTCCGTGCAACCCGGTCGGACGGCGTGGCCCCTCGGAACGCTCGCTCTGTGGGCCGTCGCGTGGTGGGCGTACTGGCCGCGGGCGAAGCGCCGGCGGACGTGA
- a CDS encoding OBG GTPase family GTP-binding protein — MGLEEEIEELREEIANTPYNKSTESHIGRLKAKLAEKKEKLEKQSSSGGGHGYAVEKTGDVTVALVGFPSVGKSTLINALTNADSEVGEYEFTTLNVNPGMLKYNGANIQILDVPGLIEGAAGGRGGGKEVLSVVRTADLVVFMLSVFEIERYERLRHELYENKIRLDAEPPSLTISKTGKGGLQVTTTDDVSLDEETIKDVLREHGYVNADVTVRGDLTIDELIDGIMDNRVYLPSMVTVNKADLIDRDYLPTVEENLREVGIDPEEAVFISAEAEKGLDALKEKMWEELGLIRIYMDKPGRGVDYEEPLVLTEEENTVDDALDRLGGTLDERFRFARVTGPSAKHDEQQVGRDHELQDEDILRIVARK; from the coding sequence ATGGGACTGGAGGAAGAGATCGAAGAACTCCGCGAGGAGATCGCGAACACGCCCTACAACAAGTCGACGGAGTCACACATCGGGCGTCTGAAGGCGAAGCTCGCGGAAAAGAAGGAGAAACTCGAGAAACAGTCCTCCAGCGGTGGCGGCCACGGCTACGCGGTCGAGAAGACCGGCGACGTGACCGTCGCACTCGTCGGATTCCCGAGCGTCGGCAAATCGACGCTCATCAACGCCCTGACGAACGCCGACAGCGAAGTCGGCGAGTACGAGTTCACGACGCTGAACGTCAACCCGGGGATGCTCAAGTACAACGGAGCGAACATCCAGATCCTCGACGTTCCGGGTCTCATCGAGGGCGCGGCGGGCGGCCGCGGCGGCGGCAAGGAGGTGCTCTCGGTCGTCCGAACCGCCGACCTCGTGGTGTTCATGCTCTCGGTGTTCGAAATCGAGCGCTACGAACGCCTCCGCCACGAACTGTACGAGAACAAGATTCGACTCGACGCCGAACCGCCGAGCCTCACCATCTCGAAGACGGGGAAGGGCGGGCTTCAGGTCACCACCACGGACGACGTCTCCCTCGACGAGGAGACGATCAAGGACGTCCTCAGAGAGCACGGGTACGTCAACGCCGACGTGACCGTCCGCGGCGACCTGACGATAGACGAACTCATCGACGGCATCATGGACAACCGCGTCTACCTGCCCTCGATGGTCACGGTCAACAAAGCCGACCTCATCGACCGCGACTACCTGCCGACAGTCGAGGAGAACCTCAGGGAGGTCGGTATCGACCCCGAGGAGGCCGTCTTCATCAGCGCGGAGGCCGAGAAGGGCCTCGACGCCCTGAAGGAGAAGATGTGGGAGGAACTCGGCCTCATCCGCATCTACATGGACAAGCCGGGCCGCGGCGTCGATTACGAGGAACCGCTCGTCCTCACGGAGGAGGAGAACACCGTCGACGACGCACTCGACAGACTCGGCGGGACGTTGGACGAACGGTTCCGGTTCGCGCGCGTCACCGGACCGAGCGCGAAACACGACGAACAACAGGTCGGCCGCGACCACGAACTGCAGGACGAAGACATCCTCCGCATCGTCGCGCGGAAGTAA
- a CDS encoding VNG_1110C family protein, whose product MPDASTFRDRTEITVPCESLSDVRDELESEFTVTVFPKDGICRIIASPVEIRAVEQFLTNRGVTVR is encoded by the coding sequence ATGCCGGACGCTTCCACGTTTCGGGATAGGACGGAGATAACGGTTCCGTGCGAGTCGTTGAGCGACGTTCGAGACGAACTCGAATCGGAGTTCACCGTCACCGTCTTCCCGAAGGACGGAATCTGCCGCATCATCGCCAGTCCGGTGGAGATACGGGCCGTCGAGCAGTTTCTCACGAACCGCGGCGTCACCGTCCGCTGA
- a CDS encoding DUF7541 family protein: MDETPGLSDQYRMASPWPLFVALGIPISEIGILFDLFPVAVGGLLLFSGSVAGMSHESGYAKTPWRALVVLAAILLVAGGAVVFADVGLLTRGYAIAAAGAILLVGGVVGELVVGEGTEPY; this comes from the coding sequence ATGGACGAAACGCCGGGACTCTCCGACCAGTACCGGATGGCCAGCCCGTGGCCCCTGTTCGTTGCGCTCGGGATCCCCATCTCCGAGATCGGCATCCTGTTCGACCTCTTCCCCGTGGCGGTCGGCGGACTGCTCCTCTTCTCCGGAAGCGTCGCCGGGATGTCCCACGAGTCGGGGTACGCGAAGACGCCGTGGCGGGCGCTGGTCGTCCTCGCGGCGATTCTGCTCGTCGCCGGGGGCGCGGTGGTGTTCGCCGACGTGGGTCTCCTCACCCGCGGGTACGCCATCGCCGCCGCGGGAGCGATACTCCTCGTCGGCGGCGTCGTCGGCGAGTTGGTCGTCGGCGAGGGGACGGAGCCGTACTGA
- a CDS encoding DUF6684 family protein, whose protein sequence is MANKIFDRDTVLDLTVNFIPLFIIVFFIVGFAVYPAFGTDLLPSALQFGLLVVPFVMLTVLTYLSGKAVSTAEKTSTVYPAGQATVPGVEPLHESEHEAENVPAETGEESGAVDAKSADSDGQ, encoded by the coding sequence ATGGCGAACAAAATCTTCGACAGGGATACGGTGTTGGACCTGACGGTCAACTTCATCCCGTTGTTCATCATCGTCTTCTTCATCGTCGGGTTCGCGGTGTACCCGGCGTTCGGAACAGACCTCCTCCCGTCCGCGCTTCAGTTCGGCTTGCTCGTCGTCCCCTTCGTCATGCTGACGGTCCTGACGTACCTCTCGGGGAAGGCCGTCTCCACCGCCGAAAAGACGTCGACCGTCTACCCCGCCGGACAGGCGACCGTCCCGGGGGTCGAACCCCTCCACGAGTCGGAGCACGAAGCCGAAAACGTCCCGGCGGAGACCGGCGAAGAATCCGGTGCGGTAGACGCCAAATCGGCCGACTCCGACGGACAGTAG
- the ctaD gene encoding cytochrome c oxidase subunit I — MEINGQLALTVLMGVFLVAVAAWLARIENWRTYTPLAGGGGAGGYGQEVHREKPSGLIRWLTTVDHKDIGILYGTYGLTAFAVGGLMVVLMRAELADPNATLMSNTFYNSLMTSHGITMLFLFGTPIIAAFANYFIPLLIGADDMAFPRINAIAFWLLPPGALLIWAGFFPLPEVIPAQTGWTMYTPLSAGVGNGNQANAGVDLMLLGLHLTGVSATMGAINFIATIFTERAKEVTWANLDIFSWTILTQSGLILFAFPLLGSALLMLLFDRNFATSFFVNDGGGAILWQHIFWFFGHPEVYVLVLPPMGIVSLVLPRFAGRRLFGFKFVVYSTLAIGVLSFGVWAHHMFATGIDPRLRASFMAVSLAIAIPSAVKTFNWITTMWNGNVRLTTPMLFCIGFISNFIIGGVTGVFLASIPVDLVLHDTYYVVGHFHYIVMGAIAFAGFAGIYYWFPLYTGRMYQRTLGKAHFWLSMVGTNITFFAMILLGYGGMPRRYATYLPQFTDLHLLATVGAFILLVGQIIFVGNIAQSWLEGPRVTDGDPWNLKEENLYTSEWDWFSRKLETAIADGGEEEEALTDGGRQSDADE; from the coding sequence ATGGAGATCAACGGACAGTTGGCGCTGACGGTCCTCATGGGGGTCTTCCTCGTGGCCGTCGCCGCGTGGCTCGCGCGGATCGAAAACTGGCGCACCTACACGCCGCTTGCCGGCGGTGGTGGCGCTGGCGGGTACGGACAGGAGGTCCACCGAGAGAAACCGTCCGGGCTCATCCGGTGGTTGACGACGGTAGACCACAAGGACATCGGCATTCTGTACGGCACGTACGGGCTCACCGCGTTCGCCGTCGGCGGGTTGATGGTCGTGTTGATGCGGGCCGAACTCGCGGACCCGAACGCGACCCTGATGTCGAACACCTTCTACAACTCGCTGATGACGAGCCACGGCATCACGATGCTGTTCCTGTTCGGGACGCCGATAATCGCGGCGTTCGCGAACTACTTCATCCCGCTTCTCATCGGTGCCGACGACATGGCGTTCCCGCGCATCAACGCCATCGCGTTCTGGCTTCTGCCGCCTGGCGCGCTTCTCATCTGGGCCGGCTTCTTCCCCCTCCCGGAGGTCATTCCGGCGCAGACGGGCTGGACGATGTACACGCCGCTCTCGGCGGGCGTCGGGAACGGCAATCAGGCCAACGCCGGCGTCGACCTGATGCTCCTCGGACTGCACCTCACCGGTGTCTCCGCGACGATGGGCGCTATCAACTTCATCGCGACCATCTTCACCGAACGCGCGAAGGAAGTTACGTGGGCGAACCTCGACATCTTCTCGTGGACGATACTCACCCAGTCGGGGCTCATCCTCTTCGCGTTCCCCCTGCTTGGGAGCGCGCTTCTGATGCTGCTTTTCGACCGTAACTTCGCTACATCGTTCTTCGTCAACGACGGCGGCGGAGCGATACTCTGGCAGCACATCTTCTGGTTCTTCGGACACCCCGAAGTGTACGTGTTGGTGCTGCCGCCGATGGGCATCGTCAGCCTCGTGTTACCGCGCTTCGCGGGCCGTCGGCTGTTCGGGTTCAAGTTCGTCGTCTACTCGACGCTCGCCATCGGCGTCCTCTCGTTCGGCGTCTGGGCGCACCACATGTTCGCGACGGGCATCGACCCCCGTCTCCGCGCCTCGTTCATGGCCGTCTCGTTGGCCATCGCCATCCCCTCGGCGGTGAAGACGTTCAACTGGATAACGACGATGTGGAACGGCAACGTTCGACTCACCACGCCGATGCTGTTCTGCATCGGGTTCATCTCCAACTTCATCATCGGCGGCGTCACCGGCGTCTTCCTCGCGTCGATTCCGGTCGACCTCGTCCTCCACGACACCTACTACGTCGTGGGTCACTTCCACTACATCGTCATGGGCGCCATCGCCTTCGCGGGCTTTGCGGGCATCTACTACTGGTTCCCCCTCTACACGGGCCGGATGTACCAGCGCACCCTCGGGAAGGCGCACTTCTGGCTCTCGATGGTCGGGACGAACATCACGTTCTTCGCGATGATTCTGCTCGGCTACGGCGGCATGCCGCGTCGCTACGCGACGTACCTCCCGCAGTTCACCGACCTGCACCTGCTTGCGACCGTCGGAGCGTTCATCCTGCTCGTCGGTCAGATAATCTTCGTCGGTAACATCGCCCAGTCGTGGCTCGAAGGCCCCCGCGTCACGGACGGCGACCCGTGGAACCTCAAGGAGGAGAACCTCTACACCTCCGAGTGGGACTGGTTCAGCCGAAAGCTCGAAACCGCCATCGCCGACGGCGGCGAGGAAGAGGAGGCCCTCACCGACGGCGGCCGGCAGTCCGACGCCGACGAGTAA
- a CDS encoding DUF7520 family protein: MSQSVSQSDGSGVEGSRFVGYLYVILVCFTGVAGFLVGTFVENLEAPRFLFLIPLPPTPFGFAAYGALTIAVVLGIPLLLVVYVSENVVEG; encoded by the coding sequence GTGAGTCAGTCCGTCTCCCAGTCCGACGGTTCGGGCGTCGAGGGGTCGCGGTTCGTCGGCTACCTCTACGTGATTCTCGTCTGCTTCACCGGCGTCGCCGGGTTCCTCGTCGGCACGTTCGTCGAGAACCTCGAAGCGCCGCGCTTTCTCTTTCTGATACCGTTGCCGCCGACGCCGTTCGGCTTTGCGGCCTACGGTGCGCTGACTATCGCCGTCGTGTTGGGGATTCCGCTCCTCCTCGTCGTCTACGTCTCGGAGAACGTCGTCGAGGGGTGA
- a CDS encoding universal stress protein — protein MYHVVVGVDDETERALRCAEEVVGLPGGPEEKSVTLIHAFVDNPNGASATQVQSVREAADYLEENGIEYQIEESSGDPADAIVTTADREDANLILVGGRKRSPAGKALFGSVTQSVILGAERPVMVTGVE, from the coding sequence ATGTATCACGTGGTAGTCGGTGTCGACGACGAGACGGAACGCGCGCTCCGGTGCGCCGAAGAGGTCGTCGGACTCCCCGGCGGACCCGAGGAGAAGTCGGTGACGCTCATCCACGCGTTCGTCGACAACCCGAACGGCGCGTCGGCGACGCAGGTGCAGTCGGTTCGCGAGGCGGCGGACTACCTCGAAGAGAACGGCATCGAGTACCAAATCGAAGAGTCCAGCGGCGACCCGGCCGACGCCATCGTGACCACCGCCGACCGGGAAGACGCGAACCTCATCCTCGTCGGCGGGCGAAAGCGGTCGCCCGCGGGGAAGGCGCTGTTCGGGAGCGTCACGCAGTCGGTCATCCTCGGCGCAGAGCGACCGGTGATGGTCACCGGCGTCGAGTGA